The Lactuca sativa cultivar Salinas chromosome 2, Lsat_Salinas_v11, whole genome shotgun sequence genome includes a window with the following:
- the LOC111876667 gene encoding ubiquitin-conjugating enzyme E2 22 — protein sequence MATNENLPPNVIKQLARELKNLDEIPPEGIKVGVNDDDFSTIYADIEGPAGTPYENGVFRMKLILNRDFPHSPPKGYFLTKIFHPNIATNGEICVNTLKRDWNPSLGLRHVLIVVRCLLIEPFPESALNEQAGKMLLENYEEYARHARLYTGIHALKPKPKFKTGAISESTAALNVDQTNTSVCSVDPKTAVSGAVVPPPTPLAPSLNTMKGASGQEPPTTALNSIVEMGVSSGSGGGAPPPTAAAAHNKKEGGLAKAQGGDKKKIDARKKSLKRL from the exons ATG GCTACCAACGAGAATCTTCCTCCAAATGTAATCAAACAACTTGCTAGAGAATTGAAGAATCTAGATGAAATCCCACCAGAAGGAATCAAAGTAGGAGTGAACGATGATGATTTTTCAACAATCTATGCTGATATTGAAGGCCCAG CTGGCACTCCATACGAAAATGGTGTTTTCCGAATGAAATTGATTCTCAATCGTGACTTCCCCCACTCACCTCCTAAAG GTTATTTTTTGACCAAGATCTTCCATCCCAATATTGCAACTAATGGTGAGATATGTGTCAACACACTGAAAAGAGATTGGAACCCTAGTCTAGGATTACGCCATGTTCTAATT GTAGTCAGATGCTTGCTGATTGAGCCATTTCCAGAATCTGCATTAAATGAACAGGCTGGCAAAATGCTGCTTGAGAACTATGAAGAATATGCTAGGCATGCAAG GTTATATACTGGAATTCATGCACTGaagccaaaaccaaagtttaagACGGGGGCAATATCGGAATCAACCGCTGCTCTAAATGTTGACCAGACAAACACCTCAGTTTGTAGCGTTGACCCGAAAACCGCTGTCTCTGGAGCTGTAGTGCCGCCTCCTACGCCCTTGGCTCCTTCATTGAACACCATGAAAGGGGCAAGTGGTCAGGAACCGCCAACCACCGCCCTGAACTCAATAGTTGAGATGGGAGTAAGTAGCGGATCTGGAGGTGGTGCACCGCCACCAACGGCGGCGGCAGCACATAATAAGAAGGAAGGTGGGTTGGCGAAAGCTCAAGGGGGGGACAAGAAGAAGATTGATGCTAGAAAGAAAAGTCTGAAAAGATTGTAA
- the LOC111876745 gene encoding late embryogenesis abundant protein 2 produces MDKSQKAEYNAGQIAGQTQEKASNLVEKAQDKAQSAKDSMQEGGQQMKAKAQGVAEGAKDAVGANK; encoded by the exons ATGGATAAATCTCAGAAAGCAGAGTACAATGCTGGCCAAATTGCAGGCCAGACACAG GAGAAGGCTAGCAATTTGGTCGAAAAGGCTCAAGATAAAGCCCAATCTGCAAAGGACAGCATGCAAGAG GGTGGTCAACAGATGAAGGCCAAAGCACAAGGAGTCGCGGAGGGAGCCAAGGATGCCGTTGGTGCTAACAAATAA
- the LOC111876666 gene encoding proline dehydrogenase 2, mitochondrial isoform X1, producing the protein MAMTTNGISSKLIPSFLRCLNSSSPSFTTPRFRFAQRTTINTATTTIFAPPAQPEQSTIDNSNDDCVYNFEDTKRLFSSVKTGKLIRSAANLSMASVEPVVDLGMWVMGSRLMQMGLLREAVLGGIKHTVYEHFVAGSDAGEAGRTVKKLWESGLRGMLDYGLEHAVDNESCDKNAQQFIKTVESTQSLPPSSVSFVVVKITAICPISLLKRVSDLLRWEYKHKNSSSFVLPWKLKTLPIFVECSPFYHTLTKPSPLTMAEELDLELAQQRLTTICNKAIESNVPVVIDAEDTSIQPGIDYFTYSAAIMYNKGQKPLISGTIQAYLKDAGQRLFQTKKAADKLELPIGFKLVRGAYMSSERKLANSLGVESPIHNSINETHRCFNDCASFMVDELSNGPGGLILATHNLESGKLAARKAGGLGIGRESDKLEFASLYGMADAMSFGLRNSGFKVSKYLPFGPVDKIMPYLLRRAEENKGLLSSSYLDRHLMMKELKRRVKACVGQVPMVGRKRERPMV; encoded by the exons ATGGCTATGACCACAAATGGCATCTCTTCCAAATTGATCCCATCTTTCCTTCGCTGTCTTAACTCGTCTTCTCCCTCTTTCACCACCCCCCGTTTCCGTTTTGCTCAGAGAACAACGATTAACACGGCAACCACCACCATCTTCGCACCTCCAGCACAGCCGGAACAAAGCACCATCGACAACTCCAATGACGACTGTGTTTATAATTTTGAAGACACCAAACGCCTTTTCTCATCCGTTAAGACTGGTAAACTTATACGATCAGCGGCGAACCTTAGCATGGCTTCGGTGGAGCCGGTAGTGGATTTGGGGATGTGGGTGATGGGTTCTAGGTTAATGCAGATGGGTTTGTTAAGAGAGGCTGTGTTAGGTGGAATCAAGCATACGGTTTATGAGCACTTTGTTGCCGGTTCCGACGCCGGTGAGGCTGGTCGAACTGTGAAGAAATTATGGGAGTCCGGGTTAAGAGGGATGTTGGATTATGGTCTGGAGCATGCAGTTGATAATGAATCGTGTGATAAAAACGCTCAACAGTTCATCAAAACTGTTGAATCAACCCAATCTCTTCCTCCATCTTCT GTTAGTTTTGTAGTCGTGAAGATCACAGCTATCTGCCCAATCTCTTTGCTAAAGAGAGTGAGTGATCTACTTAGATGGGAATACAAACACAAGAATTCATCTTCGTTTGTGCTCCCATGGAAGCTAAAAACCCTTCCCATATTTGTCGAATGCAGTCCTTTTTACCACACACTAACAAAACCCTCCCCTTTGACCATGGCAGAAGAGCTTGATCTTGAACTAGCTCAACAAAGACTAACCACCATATGTAATAAAGCCATTGAAAGCAACGTGCCTGTAGTCATTGATGCAGAGGATACTTCTATCCAACCAGGGATCGATTACTTCACATATTCAGCGGCAATCATGTACAACAAAGGTCAAAAGCCCTTGATTTCCGGGACCATTCAAGCATATTTGAAGGACGCCGGGCAGAGGTTGTTCCAGACAAAAAAAGCCGCCGATAAATTGGAACTGCCGATAGGGTTTAAGCTAGTAAGAGGAGCTTATATGTCTAGCGAAAGGAAATTGGCTAATTCTCTTGGTGTTGAGTCTCCTATTCACAATAGCATCAACGAGACACACCGTTGTTTCAATGATTGTGCTTCGTTCATGGTAGACGAGCTTTCTAATGGCCCTGGTGGGCTCATTCTTGCCACTCATAATCTTGAATCAG GGAAACTGGCCGCACGAAAGGCAGGTGGTTTGGGGATTGGTAGAGAAAGCGATAAGCTGGAGTTTGCTTCACTTTACGGGATGGCGGATGCAATGAGTTTTGGATTGAGAAATTCAGGGTTTAAGGTGAGCAAGTACTTGCCATTTGGGCCTGTTGATAAGATCATGCCTTACCTTTTGCGACGAGCTGAAGAGAACAAAGGGCTACTTTCATCTTCATACCTCGATAGACACCTCATGAT GAAAGAGTTGAAGAGGAGAGTGAAAGCTTGTGTTGGCCAAGTCCCAATGGTTGGCAGAAAAAGAGAGAGGCCCATGGTTTAA
- the LOC111876666 gene encoding proline dehydrogenase 1, mitochondrial isoform X2 has product MAMTTNGISSKLIPSFLRCLNSSSPSFTTPRFRFAQRTTINTATTTIFAPPAQPEQSTIDNSNDDCVYNFEDTKRLFSSVKTGKLIRSAANLSMASVEPVVDLGMWVMGSRLMQMGLLREAVLGGIKHTVYEHFVAGSDAGEAGRTVKKLWESGLRGMLDYGLEHAVDNESCDKNAQQFIKTVESTQSLPPSSVSFVVVKITAICPISLLKRVSDLLRWEYKHKNSSSFVLPWKLKTLPIFVECSPFYHTLTKPSPLTMAEELDLELAQQRLTTICNKAIESNVPVVIDAEDTSIQPGIDYFTYSAAIMYNKGQKPLISGTIQAYLKDAGQRLFQTKKAADKLELPIGFKLVRGAYMSSERKLANSLGVESPIHNSINETHRCFNDCASFMVDELSNGPGGLILATHNLESGVYYSG; this is encoded by the exons ATGGCTATGACCACAAATGGCATCTCTTCCAAATTGATCCCATCTTTCCTTCGCTGTCTTAACTCGTCTTCTCCCTCTTTCACCACCCCCCGTTTCCGTTTTGCTCAGAGAACAACGATTAACACGGCAACCACCACCATCTTCGCACCTCCAGCACAGCCGGAACAAAGCACCATCGACAACTCCAATGACGACTGTGTTTATAATTTTGAAGACACCAAACGCCTTTTCTCATCCGTTAAGACTGGTAAACTTATACGATCAGCGGCGAACCTTAGCATGGCTTCGGTGGAGCCGGTAGTGGATTTGGGGATGTGGGTGATGGGTTCTAGGTTAATGCAGATGGGTTTGTTAAGAGAGGCTGTGTTAGGTGGAATCAAGCATACGGTTTATGAGCACTTTGTTGCCGGTTCCGACGCCGGTGAGGCTGGTCGAACTGTGAAGAAATTATGGGAGTCCGGGTTAAGAGGGATGTTGGATTATGGTCTGGAGCATGCAGTTGATAATGAATCGTGTGATAAAAACGCTCAACAGTTCATCAAAACTGTTGAATCAACCCAATCTCTTCCTCCATCTTCT GTTAGTTTTGTAGTCGTGAAGATCACAGCTATCTGCCCAATCTCTTTGCTAAAGAGAGTGAGTGATCTACTTAGATGGGAATACAAACACAAGAATTCATCTTCGTTTGTGCTCCCATGGAAGCTAAAAACCCTTCCCATATTTGTCGAATGCAGTCCTTTTTACCACACACTAACAAAACCCTCCCCTTTGACCATGGCAGAAGAGCTTGATCTTGAACTAGCTCAACAAAGACTAACCACCATATGTAATAAAGCCATTGAAAGCAACGTGCCTGTAGTCATTGATGCAGAGGATACTTCTATCCAACCAGGGATCGATTACTTCACATATTCAGCGGCAATCATGTACAACAAAGGTCAAAAGCCCTTGATTTCCGGGACCATTCAAGCATATTTGAAGGACGCCGGGCAGAGGTTGTTCCAGACAAAAAAAGCCGCCGATAAATTGGAACTGCCGATAGGGTTTAAGCTAGTAAGAGGAGCTTATATGTCTAGCGAAAGGAAATTGGCTAATTCTCTTGGTGTTGAGTCTCCTATTCACAATAGCATCAACGAGACACACCGTTGTTTCAATGATTGTGCTTCGTTCATGGTAGACGAGCTTTCTAATGGCCCTGGTGGGCTCATTCTTGCCACTCATAATCTTGAATCAG GAGTATACTACTCAGGGTAA
- the LOC111876665 gene encoding uncharacterized RNA-binding protein C1827.05c produces MGMKAKKSMMKKVKKGSTELTASVRKDEAADFLPLEGGPARKLPITENSDNKATVLYIGRIPHGFYENEMEAFFKQFGEIRKIRIARNKKTGKSKHFGFLQFASSEVAKIVAETMHNYLLYEHLLQVQLIPPERVHPKLWKGVNRYYKPSDWIQIERKRQNKERTFEEHKKLVDGILKREQKRRRKIEAAGIDYVCPEFVGSEVSAPKKIRFED; encoded by the exons ATGGGGATGAAGGCGAAAAAGTCCATGATGAAGAAAGTCAAAAAGGGTTCTACCGAGTTGACGGCGTCAGTCCGTAAGGACGAAGCTGCAGATTTCCTG CCATTAGAGGGTGGTCCAGCACGAAAACTGCCAATCACTGAAAACTCAGATAATAAAGCTACGGTATTGTATATTGGAAGAATCCCTCACGGGTTTTACGAGAATGAAATGGAAG CTTTCTTCAAACAGTTTGGTGAAATCAGGAAAATTAGGATAGCAAGGAACAAGAAG ACAGGAAAATCTAAGCATTTTGGGTTCCTTCAGTTTGCATCTTCAGAG GTTGCAAAGATTGTTGCTGAAACAATGCACAATTACCTCTTGTATGAGCATTTGTTGCAAGTGCAGCTCATCCCTCCAGAACGTGTTCATCCCAAACT GTGGAAAGGTGTTAACCGTTATTACAAACCCTCTGACTGGATCCAAATAGAACGCAAACGCCAGAACAag GAAAGGACATTTGAGGAGCACAAGAAGTTGGTAGATGGAATCTTGAAAAGGGAGCAGAAAAGGCGGAGGAAGATCGAGGCTGCTGGGATTGATTATGTGTGCCCTGAATTT GTGGGAAGTGAAGTGTCAGCACCCAAGAAGATCAGGTTTGAAGACTAG
- the LOC111876664 gene encoding probable inactive ATP-dependent zinc metalloprotease FTSHI 3, chloroplastic: MAMRNLLLKPSSMIIAPKPTEQSPSRSKRCFFYTPPTSHRFSSMHASLPISALVKEHKGFSGNMNWGDFLGSSLSSFWDDATQTDEKFLCQWSKEDTTVATRETEDDTQKRKIHKTKRRAASKISRKIYTVIVGASFCAVVAIFSFVLPNQQARRCIVVPYSDLVGNIRDGNVIHVQFVENSREIFYNTKSSTETPQIDSVPKGLLKVFVPKWQFRTRNVGDEKYGLIKLLKDKEVTYGSDPEQLSGSMKNFLFLMLQLAPYWIMVLISCYQLNAQQNLGKMTKRKPSKKQSVTFDDVEGVDSAKAELLEIVSCIKGDSKYMKLGAKLPRGVLLAGPPGTGKTLLARAVAGEADVAFFSIAASELVEVFVGKGAARVRDLFKEARKSSPSIIFIDEIDAVGGQRGRTLNCERDQTLNQLLTEMDGFEKEASVVVIAATNRAESLDSALMRPGRFSRKVVVGVPDEEGRRKIFNLYLREVPLNEDKKVICDLVASLTPGLVGADLENIAHESVLLAARRGGDFVTKDDILEAVERATTKIGNDDDYGNDNYSMAGSGGGSMGFGII; encoded by the exons ATGGCGATGAGAAACCTTTTGTTGAAACCCTCGTCGATGATCATTGCCCCAAAACCCACTGAACAGTCTCCTTCTCGATCTAAAAGGTGTTTCTTCTATACTCCGCCAACCTCTCATCGTTTTTCTTCGATGCATGCTTCACTGCCCATCTCTGCACTCGTTAAG GAACACAAGGGTTTTAGTGGCAACATGAACTGGGGTGACTTTTTGGGCTCCAGTTTATCGTCTTTTTGGGATGATGCCACGCAAACGGATGAAAAG TTCTTATGTCAATGGTCGAAAGAGGATACTACTGTTGCAACAAGAGAGACTGAAGATG ACACGCAGAAAAGAAAGATTCATAAAACTAAGAGGAGGGCTGCTAGTAAAATAAGTAGAAAGATATACACGGTTATAGTGGGAGCTTCTTTTTGTGCAGTTGTAGCAATTTTCTCTTTTGTCCTACCAAATCAACAAGCACGCCGTTGCATTGTTGTCCCCTACTCAGATCTTGTTGGCAACATTCGTGATGGAAATGTGATTCATGTTCAATTTGTGGAAAATTCCCGTGAAATCTTCTATAACACCAAATCATCAACTGAAACCCCACAAATTGATTCAGTGCCAAAAGGATTATTGAAAGTTTTTGTACCCAAGTGGCAGTTTCGCACAAGAAACGTTGGAGATGAAAAATATGGGCTTATTAAGTTGCTAAAAGATAAAGAAGTCACATATGGTTCAGACCCTGAGCAGTTATCCGGATCAATGAAGAATTTCTTGTTTTTAATGTTACAGTTAGCCCCTTACTGGATCATGGTGTTGATTTCGTGTTATCAGCTCAATGCACAACAAAatcttggaaaaatgactaaaagAAAACCAAGTAAGAAACAGTCAGTAACTTTCGATGACGTGGAAGGAGTCGATTCTGCCAAAGCTGAACTTCTCGAG ATTGTGTCATGCATTAAAGGAGATAGTAAATATATGAAACTCGGGGCGAAATTACCACGAGGGGTACTGCTTGCCGGACCTCCGGGAACCGGAAAAACATTGCTGGCCCGTGCGGTGGCCGGAGAAGCTGACGTGGCGTTTTTCTCGATTGCCGCTAGTGAATTGGTGGAGGTTTTTGTCGGGAAAGGGGCGGCGCGTGTCCGGGATCTTTTTAAGGAGGCGAGAAAAAGTTCACCTTCTATTATTTTTATTGATGAGATCGATGCGGTTGGAGGGCAACGTGGAAGAACTCTGAATTGTGAACGTGACCAAACTCTAAACCag CTTTTGACTGAGATGGATGGGTTTGAGAAGGAAGCAAGTGTGGTGGTGATAGCTGCTACAAATCGGGCCGAGTCACTGGACTCAGCTTTGATGAGACCGGGTCGGTTTTCCAGGAAAGTGGTTGTGGGTGTACCGGATGAAGAGGGAAGGCGAAAGATTTTCAATTTATATTTGCGAGAGGTGCCCTTGAATGAGGACAAAAAGGTCATTTGTGACCTTGTTGCTTCGCTTACACCCGGCTTAGTTGGGGCTGATCTTGAAAACATAGCTCATGAATCTGTACTACTTGCTGCTCGCAGAG GTGGTGATTTTGTGACCAAGGATGATATTCTTGAAGCTGTTGAGAGGGCCACAACCAAAATTGGTAATGATGACGATTATGGTAATGATAATTATTCCATGGCAGGGTCCGGGGGTGGATCCATGGGTTTTGGAATAATTTAA